One window of the Brevibacterium limosum genome contains the following:
- a CDS encoding carbon-nitrogen hydrolase family protein — protein sequence MKFALAQINTTTEVADNLEKVRAYTLDAAAAGARFVVFPEATMSAFGSGLRTIAEEHTESWRTALSELAVETGITVVVGEFATTSARVINLLAVYTPTGERNEYAKIHLYDAFGFKESDTVEAGEEPVLFTIDGEDIGLALCYDIRFPKLFAELSRRGARLAVVAASWGAGPGKVEQWELLARARALDSNMLVAALGQADPEVSGVDVPKKGPTGVGHSLVSDPFGNVLASLDGAERLEIIDVDLAGADKAAEIVPVLANAKLGY from the coding sequence ATGAAGTTCGCGCTCGCTCAGATCAACACCACCACCGAGGTCGCCGACAACCTCGAGAAGGTCCGCGCCTATACCCTGGACGCGGCCGCGGCAGGAGCTCGGTTCGTCGTCTTCCCGGAAGCCACGATGTCGGCGTTCGGATCGGGACTGCGCACCATCGCCGAGGAACACACCGAGTCATGGCGGACCGCGCTGAGTGAGCTGGCCGTCGAGACCGGAATCACCGTCGTCGTCGGCGAGTTCGCGACCACCTCAGCCAGGGTCATCAACCTGCTCGCCGTCTACACTCCCACCGGTGAGCGCAACGAGTATGCGAAGATCCACCTCTACGACGCCTTCGGATTCAAGGAATCCGACACCGTCGAGGCAGGGGAGGAGCCGGTGCTCTTCACCATCGACGGCGAGGACATCGGTCTGGCCCTGTGCTACGACATCCGCTTCCCCAAGCTCTTCGCCGAGCTCAGCCGTCGCGGTGCACGACTGGCCGTCGTGGCCGCCTCGTGGGGCGCCGGTCCCGGGAAAGTCGAACAGTGGGAGCTCCTCGCCCGAGCCAGGGCGCTGGATTCGAATATGCTCGTCGCCGCGCTCGGCCAGGCCGATCCTGAGGTCTCCGGGGTCGACGTGCCGAAGAAGGGGCCGACGGGAGTCGGCCACAGCCTCGTCTCCGATCCCTTCGGGAACGTTCTGGCCTCGCTCGACGGAGCCGAACGCCTCGAGATCATCGACGTCGACCTGGCGGGCGCGGACAAGGCGGCCGAGATCGTGCCCGTCCTGGCCAACGCCAAGCTCGGGTACTGA